One genomic region from Spirosoma sp. KCTC 42546 encodes:
- a CDS encoding glycoside hydrolase family 13 protein — translation MKRRTLLYLIALLWIFSPALAQNALIQRVNPTNWWVGLKNPNLQLLMYGPNAGTLAYSLNYPGVKLVKVHTVENPNYAFLDLVIAPTAKPGTLKLIGKRGNQTLTQPFELKARDTSPKGQGVTSADFIYLAMPDRFANGDQSNDKFADMADPNADRANPFYRHGGDLAGASQRINYLKDLGVTAIWFTPVLENNQPLTNEGGVMRSAYHGYGFTDHYAIDRRFGGNDAYKAFVKQAHAAGMKVVQDAVYNHCGINHWFIKDMPSKDWLHQWPTYTNTSYKYQPVTDPHGAQSDRKVTLDGWFVPFLPDLNQSNPFVANFLIQHAIWSVENFGVDAWRIDTYMYNDQPFMNRCNQALLTEYPKIHIFGESWVNNVVDQAYYTRNKIDFPFKSNQPGGLDFVVYAAMTDALKQKFSWDDGVNRFYQALAQDAVYQDPSKLVTFLDNHDTDRYLSVIGDNFDNYKIGLTWLLTTRGIPSMYYGTEILMKNFKDPSDAEVRRDFPGGFPGDKDNKFETAGRTDRENEAFRFVRALATYRRDNPVMHTGKLMQFLPQEGTYVYFRYDGTKTVMVATNTNEKEISLDTARFAERLNGFTSARNILTNQTLTDLKLLTLPAKTALVLELGK, via the coding sequence ATGAAACGACGAACGTTACTGTACTTAATTGCCTTGCTATGGATTTTCAGTCCAGCTCTGGCGCAAAATGCCCTCATTCAACGCGTTAACCCTACCAACTGGTGGGTTGGCCTGAAAAACCCAAATCTACAGCTATTGATGTACGGTCCAAATGCCGGAACACTAGCCTACTCGCTCAACTATCCGGGTGTAAAACTGGTCAAAGTGCATACGGTCGAGAACCCAAACTATGCCTTTCTGGACCTCGTCATCGCTCCCACTGCAAAACCAGGTACGCTTAAACTGATCGGTAAGCGGGGCAATCAGACCTTAACCCAACCGTTTGAGCTGAAAGCCCGTGATACCAGTCCCAAAGGACAGGGCGTTACCTCAGCCGATTTTATTTATCTGGCGATGCCCGATCGCTTTGCCAATGGAGATCAGAGTAACGATAAATTTGCGGATATGGCAGACCCCAATGCCGACCGTGCCAATCCCTTTTACCGGCACGGGGGTGATCTGGCCGGGGCGTCTCAACGTATCAACTACCTGAAAGACCTGGGTGTCACGGCCATCTGGTTTACACCCGTACTCGAAAATAACCAACCCCTCACGAATGAAGGAGGAGTGATGCGCTCGGCTTATCACGGTTATGGCTTCACCGATCACTACGCCATAGACCGCCGATTTGGGGGTAATGACGCCTATAAAGCCTTTGTAAAACAGGCGCATGCCGCAGGGATGAAGGTAGTACAAGATGCTGTGTATAACCACTGCGGCATTAATCACTGGTTTATTAAAGATATGCCCAGCAAAGACTGGCTCCACCAGTGGCCAACCTACACAAATACATCGTATAAGTATCAGCCTGTTACCGATCCCCACGGTGCCCAGAGTGACCGTAAAGTAACGCTCGATGGCTGGTTCGTACCGTTTCTACCTGACCTCAACCAGAGCAATCCCTTTGTGGCTAACTTCCTGATTCAACATGCTATTTGGTCGGTCGAGAACTTTGGCGTCGATGCCTGGCGAATTGATACCTATATGTATAACGACCAGCCATTTATGAACCGCTGTAATCAGGCCCTCCTGACAGAATATCCGAAGATCCATATTTTCGGCGAATCCTGGGTGAATAACGTGGTTGATCAGGCGTATTATACCCGAAACAAAATCGACTTTCCATTTAAGTCAAATCAGCCCGGTGGGCTGGATTTTGTAGTCTATGCCGCTATGACTGATGCCCTGAAGCAAAAATTTAGCTGGGATGATGGCGTGAATCGTTTTTATCAGGCGCTGGCACAGGATGCCGTTTATCAGGACCCATCAAAACTAGTAACCTTCCTGGATAACCACGACACAGATCGGTACCTGTCCGTGATTGGTGACAATTTCGACAACTATAAAATTGGTCTGACCTGGCTGCTGACAACACGCGGAATCCCATCGATGTATTACGGCACCGAGATTCTGATGAAAAATTTCAAGGACCCATCCGATGCCGAAGTACGTCGCGACTTTCCCGGTGGCTTTCCGGGCGACAAGGACAATAAATTCGAGACCGCTGGTCGCACGGACCGCGAAAATGAAGCGTTTCGGTTTGTTCGTGCGTTAGCGACCTACCGGCGCGACAATCCGGTGATGCACACGGGTAAACTCATGCAGTTTCTTCCTCAGGAGGGCACCTACGTCTATTTCCGATACGATGGCACCAAAACCGTTATGGTAGCGACCAACACCAATGAAAAGGAAATTTCCCTCGACACGGCCCGCTTTGCGGAACGGCTGAACGGATTTACGTCTGCTCGAAACATTCTGACGAACCAAACGCTTACCGATTTGAAACTACTGACGTTACCTGCCAAAACAGCCCTTGTGCTGGAATTAGGAAAATAA
- a CDS encoding ATP-binding protein, which yields MNQSSASSPFNEEPIQSPEAIRLALAAYDASLNSIVSMVAIRDADGTVVDFLMQTANQAVERSLFVSPNKLIGKRMLDIFPGNIESGLFDLYKRVLETGVAEQITLYYKEVDGLAAWFDISAIRSAPEHVVVTFMNITASKQAELDVKRQAELLQTVLDHTQTAISQHEAIRDPTGTIIDFKTVLANQQALRMWGELAEPILTKTFFEVASDDQQRDDFPKYVRVVETGESDLSEFNIGNQWLLRLTAKSGDGVVISNIDISENRRYRQQIEATNAELKRSNENLQSFAYIASHDLQEPLRKIIAFGDMLSERYAPILGTEGNEMLGRMQSAAERMSVLIRDLLDYSKISSQRDAFRSFSLTKLIEDIIEDLWHPIQQTNARIDIGMGNPLPDLIGDRAQLRQLFQNLLSNALKFHQTDSAGNPHPPLIQVAARRLSIKNLTDTINQELQPGRRSANQTYWAITIADNGIGFDQKYADQIFQVFQRLHSRKHFGGTGIGLAVVKKVIEQHDGTIRVDSEPGKGTTFTVYLPA from the coding sequence ATGAATCAGTCGAGCGCATCCAGCCCGTTTAATGAAGAACCGATTCAATCACCAGAAGCCATCCGTCTGGCACTTGCAGCGTATGATGCGTCGCTGAACAGCATTGTTTCGATGGTAGCCATTCGAGATGCTGACGGAACAGTTGTTGACTTTCTGATGCAAACGGCTAATCAGGCGGTGGAACGGAGCTTGTTTGTGTCGCCCAATAAACTTATTGGGAAGCGCATGCTGGACATATTCCCCGGAAATATTGAATCTGGCCTGTTCGACCTTTATAAACGTGTCCTGGAAACAGGAGTGGCCGAGCAAATTACCCTGTATTACAAAGAGGTTGATGGATTAGCAGCCTGGTTTGATATATCGGCCATTCGCTCAGCACCGGAGCATGTGGTTGTAACCTTCATGAATATTACGGCTAGTAAGCAAGCCGAACTAGACGTGAAGCGGCAGGCTGAACTGCTACAAACGGTGCTTGATCACACACAAACGGCAATTTCTCAACACGAAGCGATACGCGATCCTACTGGAACGATCATTGATTTTAAAACGGTTCTCGCCAATCAACAGGCGCTCCGCATGTGGGGCGAATTAGCAGAACCGATCCTGACAAAAACTTTTTTTGAGGTAGCCTCGGATGATCAGCAGCGAGATGATTTCCCCAAATATGTGCGCGTTGTGGAAACAGGTGAGTCAGACTTAAGTGAATTCAACATTGGAAACCAGTGGCTGCTCCGGCTGACAGCTAAATCAGGCGATGGCGTTGTTATCTCGAATATCGACATTTCAGAGAACCGACGGTATCGGCAACAGATCGAAGCTACCAATGCCGAGTTAAAGCGCTCCAACGAAAACCTGCAATCCTTTGCCTACATTGCCAGCCATGACTTACAGGAACCCCTTCGTAAAATCATTGCATTTGGCGATATGCTGAGTGAACGCTATGCGCCCATTCTTGGCACAGAAGGCAACGAAATGCTGGGGCGTATGCAATCGGCGGCCGAGCGAATGTCGGTGCTGATCAGAGATTTGCTTGACTATTCCAAGATATCATCGCAACGTGATGCATTCAGGTCCTTTTCGCTAACTAAGCTGATTGAGGATATTATTGAAGACCTGTGGCATCCTATTCAACAGACAAACGCCCGCATTGACATTGGCATGGGTAACCCACTACCCGACCTGATCGGCGACCGGGCTCAGTTGCGGCAGTTATTCCAGAATCTACTATCCAATGCCCTGAAGTTCCACCAAACCGATTCGGCAGGAAATCCCCACCCCCCATTAATACAAGTAGCGGCCCGGAGACTTTCGATCAAAAACCTTACTGACACGATTAACCAGGAGTTGCAACCGGGCCGACGTTCAGCGAATCAGACCTATTGGGCCATTACTATTGCGGATAATGGTATTGGCTTCGACCAAAAATATGCCGACCAGATTTTTCAGGTATTTCAGCGACTGCACAGTCGCAAACACTTTGGTGGAACAGGAATTGGTCTGGCCGTTGTCAAAAAAGTGATTGAGCAACACGATGGAACGATTCGGGTTGATAGTGAACCCGGCAAAGGGACAACCTTTACGGTTTATTTACCCGCCTAA
- a CDS encoding DUF4386 domain-containing protein produces METTVFTTDRRIGKLLILGAVLVFIPYTILTIIFDYPLILRQDTGSLLTRFQAGGPTLIAVWWAFAVMGLPLLEAYVLIGQRLENKLYFVRWATLLGVASGLVQIIGLLRWTFVVPVLANNYIHSTDPAIRAASIVAFQTIHQYGGVVLGEHLGQLLTIAWTVLIASAFNQLSLFPKWVSWFGYGTSAIYILAQGDLVATVIPGFPVWDLAGLVGSSLWLLWLICVGVQFLQLGNHDVRPVLV; encoded by the coding sequence ATGGAAACAACCGTTTTTACCACTGACCGACGCATCGGCAAGCTATTAATTCTTGGTGCCGTTCTCGTCTTCATTCCGTATACTATTCTGACCATTATTTTCGATTATCCCCTAATTCTTCGTCAGGATACCGGCTCACTATTAACACGTTTTCAGGCGGGCGGTCCAACGCTCATTGCTGTGTGGTGGGCGTTTGCGGTTATGGGGTTGCCGCTGTTGGAAGCCTATGTGCTTATTGGCCAGCGACTGGAAAACAAATTGTATTTTGTTCGATGGGCTACGCTGTTGGGCGTTGCTTCAGGATTGGTACAGATTATAGGTCTATTACGGTGGACATTCGTAGTTCCGGTACTAGCCAATAACTATATTCACTCAACAGATCCTGCCATTCGGGCGGCCAGTATCGTTGCATTCCAGACAATTCACCAATATGGTGGCGTGGTTTTGGGCGAACATCTGGGTCAGTTGCTGACAATAGCCTGGACAGTACTAATCGCGTCGGCATTTAATCAGCTAAGCCTATTTCCAAAATGGGTAAGTTGGTTTGGCTATGGGACATCAGCAATTTATATACTGGCACAAGGGGATTTGGTTGCAACAGTTATTCCCGGTTTTCCGGTTTGGGACCTGGCGGGTTTAGTAGGAAGCTCACTCTGGTTGCTCTGGCTAATTTGTGTGGGCGTTCAGTTCCTTCAGCTTGGCAACCATGACGTAAGACCAGTGCTTGTGTAA
- the pgmB gene encoding beta-phosphoglucomutase: protein MSIKAFLFDLDGVIVDTAIYHYQAWKRLANELGFDISEEFNEGLKGVSRTDSLDLILAHGGLTLSDEKKAELATQKNQWYLELVSRMTSDDILPGVATFFSQVRKAGLKTALGSVSKNAPMILERIGMSDAFDAIIDGTKISKGKPDPEVFTKGADELGVNPAECVVFEDAVAGVEAGKRGGMFVVGLGSPDVLTLADLVAPSLEALTVDEVLEKASV, encoded by the coding sequence ATGTCAATAAAAGCGTTTCTGTTCGACCTCGATGGGGTCATTGTCGATACCGCGATTTATCATTATCAAGCCTGGAAACGACTTGCCAACGAATTAGGCTTCGACATTTCGGAAGAATTTAATGAAGGACTTAAAGGCGTCAGCCGTACAGATTCGCTGGATCTGATATTGGCACACGGCGGCCTGACCTTATCGGACGAGAAAAAGGCCGAACTGGCAACTCAGAAAAACCAATGGTACCTCGAACTCGTCAGCCGAATGACGTCCGATGATATTCTGCCGGGAGTGGCTACGTTCTTCTCGCAGGTTCGCAAGGCGGGTCTGAAAACCGCACTTGGCTCAGTGAGCAAAAATGCACCCATGATTCTGGAGCGAATCGGCATGAGTGACGCCTTTGATGCTATCATCGACGGAACGAAAATAAGTAAAGGCAAGCCAGACCCGGAAGTATTTACCAAAGGGGCAGACGAACTTGGCGTTAATCCAGCGGAATGCGTTGTGTTTGAAGATGCTGTTGCGGGTGTAGAAGCGGGCAAACGGGGCGGTATGTTTGTGGTGGGCCTGGGTTCACCGGATGTGCTTACGCTGGCCGATCTGGTTGCTCCTTCACTCGAAGCCTTAACGGTGGACGAGGTTCTGGAAAAGGCGTCGGTGTAG
- a CDS encoding OmpA family protein, translating to MKQYVQSYVKLLGCMLILLMYTPMDLLAQKQPLGAASTALPNPISAELSLSITILYFDQSSHELRPGVKMALDSIARLLVRQPTLMATVTAYTDNIGKRELNISLSKHRARTVENYLKQHGVLADQITASWEGPDTKASVDTPEAVKTISRRVVVQLLPR from the coding sequence ATGAAGCAGTATGTTCAATCCTATGTAAAGTTGCTGGGCTGTATGTTGATCTTACTCATGTATACGCCTATGGATCTGTTGGCACAGAAGCAGCCCTTGGGCGCGGCTAGTACTGCCCTACCCAACCCAATTTCAGCTGAGCTTTCGTTGAGTATTACCATTCTGTACTTTGATCAAAGTAGCCACGAACTACGGCCTGGCGTTAAAATGGCCCTGGATTCGATAGCCCGGTTATTGGTTAGACAACCAACGTTAATGGCAACTGTAACGGCTTATACCGATAATATAGGTAAGCGAGAGTTGAATATATCGTTATCGAAACACCGGGCGAGAACGGTTGAAAATTATCTTAAGCAGCATGGTGTATTGGCTGATCAGATTACAGCTTCCTGGGAAGGGCCTGACACAAAAGCATCGGTGGATACCCCGGAAGCCGTGAAAACAATAAGCCGACGAGTCGTTGTTCAGCTTTTACCTAGATGA